CTATGTCAAAGACCAGATTATCAGGTGCATCACTCGTCGGTGCTCCTACATTCACTTGAAAAGTTGTAAGATGTCTTGGCGAAGCCAAGTAATGTCACAAACTCACAATTTTCACATATGGAACAGATGTCTCATACATTTTGAACCCTTAAAATCTCTTCCATTGCTGacaaatttctttcttttgctgACGAATATCATGATCCATGATCTTAACAAAAACAAGTAATGCAAAGCACAACGAATCAGAGATATCTcattatatcatatcaaaATTGACAAGATAAACACTGATGTCTGTGTAGAGTCTTAAATTATTATGAGCAATGCTGGTGTTTGATCTCTGTTCACACTTCACAGTAAGTGTAGCATTACTTGAACACCATGTTGTGGGCGAACAATGAGGTTTTCATAGGGCAAGTGGATATAACCTGGGGAAAGGGTGAAGGAATAGTTCTGCAGAATCCTTGAAAGAACTATTTTGGTTTCAATGGTAGCAAAGTTCAACCCTGGACAGATTCGAGGTCCCATTCCAAAAGGCAAGAATGCGGTTATGTTATTATTAGTAGCTTTAGCAACACCTTCGGAGAATCGCTCTGGTTTGAAAAGATGTACATCTTCTCCCCAGAATTGAGGCTCATGGTGAAGTGCTAAACTGGAAATGTACAAATCAAGGCCAGCAGGAACTATCAACTTTCCCAGTCTAACCTCCCTTTCAACTTTCCTTTCATAGGAGATAACCGGAGCATATAACCGTAGAGTCTCGTTGATGATCATACCCATCTGAATAAAAGCAATATTCATTCTTAAATTCAAACTTGCTAgttataaagtataaacaaaTGATGGAGTTGTTGACATTCTTACTATTTTTAGGCTGGCAAGTTCATCAGGATCTGGAATTTGTTGGCCAAACGAGTGTAAGACCTCCTTTCTCGCTTGTTCTTGCCATTCAGGATAGAGTGCCAGAAGAAGGATGGTCCAAGCAAGCAAAGAATTAGTGGTTTCATGTCCAGCAAAGTAAAAGATTTTGCACTCATCAACCAATTCTTCAACCGAAATCCGTTGGTTGTCATTGGCACCATGATGAGCCTTTAAAAGCAATCCTAGAAAATCACTCCCAAAGTTGTCATCTTCTCCAGTCATTGCctcgttttctcttttcttaatGATCTCTACTATGGAGTCATGTATTCCTTTATCAAGCTTCTCTGATTCAATGTCATCGCTGGATTTGAAAAACTTGCTGCAAAATTTGAGTGTGGCCACATACATAAGTAtctacaaatttacaatagtTACAATACACAAGACCTAGCTCCCATAAATATCGGGTTAAAACTTAATTCATCCCTGTAAAACCAGCTTACAAGGAAGCTAGGGAAACATGTTCATGGATAATTAATTACACAATGTAGTTGCTAAACATATAATTAGACAATACTTCACGAATATCAGGAATTAGTACTCATGTACAAAGTGAAGTACCTGATGCCAGAAAATCTGTTATTTAAAGAAGATTTGAGTAACAGGGAGCATAGCTTGTTGAACTTATCAAAAATGTTCTTCCCTTCTAAATAGCTACTGCCAAATGCTGCCCTCGAAATCACTTCAGAAGTCAGCAATCTGAATTCTTGATACACCTCAATCTCTTTGCCCTCATGGCTTTTCCATCTCTGTAGCATCGTCTCAGTACAATCTATCATTGTAGGAATCATGCTCTagcaaaagtaaaaataaattcactccATAAGTACTTACTCGACACCGGAACTACCACAACCGTAAAATGGGATTATGTGAGACTACTCACTTTTAAGCTGTCTCCATGGAAGGCATGGTTGGCTTGTTTTCGCAATTTCTCCCATTTTTTGGGATCGTTGGTTGTGGCTACACCTTCTCCAAATATTGTCTTTGTCAATGGTGTGAGCTTTCTCTTCGGATAGGTGTCCTTTTTGTTCAGTatctctttgatcaattcgGGCTCCGAAACCACCAGCTGAGCTTGACAACCATACCATTGAACAAAATTCTTCCCTGTAATTCATAGTATCATACACCATGCATGTAATTCTCTTTCCaaagaatataaatacatacagTTAATTTAGttgtaattatatatgatCGAGAAGGTTTTTACCATAGGTCTTGTTCCATGAGTGGATATGAGGTTGGACTCGAGAAAATATATCATGGGAAAAGCTCGTGAGCCTTCTGCTCATGGCTTCTCTTTTCATCTTGGAGATCTCTTTGGTGTTTCCATGGATGAATCTGTATGAAGGGCCTTTGATTCCCTGAGAGGCCATCAGTTTCTGTGTGCGAATCGGAGTCAACCATAGCTTGTGGAAGATCTTGATCAGAGCTAAGAGAAGAAATACACATAGAAAGCTTGAGATCGTGACCACTAGTCCTCCCAAAGAAATCATTTTGCTCATATTGGTTTGTTCACTCAGTGAGAGTAGTCCACTATTGTTCTTGAAGTACTCACTTTGCTCTAATCGAACATTAGACATGAATTGGGAGAGACATGGTGAAGGTTTTTTTATATATGACCAGAGATCTGGGAAAGTTGCCACGTAGCTTTCATGCATACATGGTAACTTAATTAGTAAAAATGACAGAAATTTATTGTCAAGCTAGTCTAGAAAGTTTCTGGACGCTAATTCACATATCAAAATTCAAAGCTGTCAACAAGGTCAGAATAAAGATTAACAGTTACACTTAACCTCGTGGATGAATCATATAAAATAGCATATAGTTACATAGATGAAGGCACGAATACAATGAATCGATCAAAAGTTAATTTCCTATTGCATGTTGATTATTTGTtgatataaaacaaaaatacacACCACAgttctttttgtttaattaAACCACCACAAATGATCAAAGATGGTAAGAATCTTAAATCTCCCAAATTTAAGTTTGACGCTTAATGGTGTTAAATTAACCTCAATATATTTCCCTACTATTAAGCGTGGGGGTTTTTACTGTTCACGGCTTcacactgttcacagtacaGTGTGATGACGGTTTTATCCTTATCTTTGGCTGGGTTTGGAGAGGGGAGGGAGGGTCAGAGTGGTCATTGAAGCGCTACAGGTGTGCTACTTCGCTTAAAACAATCATTATTTATTCAATTCTTCTCTGCGACTACACAGAGACACCGCTTGGTCTCTCTCTTCCACCTTCCCCTCCTCACACCGCCGATGTCAAGGCGAGTCCGACGCATGCAATCTGACCTCCATCTTCGTCTCACCATTCTCTTCATTCCTACATCTATAGATCGTCCTAGCTCCCATATTTTAGTGAAGATTAAAATTGGAGTAGAGAAGGGCAATCGGTGAGTACAACTCCGCCATGGAACTCCGGCGAGAAATCGCTTTATACTTTAAACCCAACTTAATTCTTACTTCAATTTAATGAAATTAGGGACTAATCTCCCTTTCttcttttccctttttttctgggtttaacTCCTCGACAACTATCCCAAGTCCTCCACCGAACAACACTGACGACTCTATTCGCCGCATGGCGCCGCCATCTAGCAAGAACCCACACATGCAACCATATAATTCTACTCCATATCTCATCCTCTATCTTTTGATATCAGAAACTTCTTCAAACAACTCCAATTTTAGACAAATAGGAGTTGTTACAGTGAGGCTCTAACGAAGAGCCCCGACGCTCGATTCGGGCTCAAACCGTCTCTTTTGGTAAGCTTAATTCACTTTCCTCAAAACCCAGTTCAATTTATATTCCAATTTCAGAGAATCAAACTTAATTTCTTCCTTCTCTTTCTATGTTTTCCTCCGTCGCCATTTCTTCAACTCCGGCAAGATTCATCTTGAAACCAGGCGACGAGAAGAACTAGATGATGATCTAGCAATCAGAAGATGCTTTGAAGGGGCTTATACATGGCAGCTGCAGCTCGGGGCGGAGCTCAGAGGACTGCAACAGCTACGGTTTGAGATCAACGGTTAGTTGAGGCAGCAAGTTTATATCTTCTTGACTTATGTACACATATTATAGGAATATTCATTCACATGAGTAGAAAGACGAAAGATGGGTGGGTATAACTGATTTGAGACCAAGGGATGTGTGGTAATGGTGCTGCACTACATGTGTTTATTGAAATGTTgctgaaatttttttaattttattcagAAGAGAATGGTCAAGAAAGAGGTATTTTGGGTGGGTATACCATTGTCGTCGTCGTTGGCAAGCTAGGACGCCCTTGCCCTTTTCAATTTGCTATGATCGACTTATTCTGCCCACTCCTACCACTCTCAAGgtttcatttttctctttgtcttcttcttttttgtattaaaattctataaaatctGAACCAAATTTCTCATATTAGATTTCTCTATTGTTGTTGAATATATGAGGTGATTGATCTCTATGTGGGTTTCGCTGTATCTGTTGAGGTACATTTTTGCCTTCATATTCCCATGCTTTTTAGTTTTCTTTCATCCTTACATTTCCATTGTATTTAGCATATCAGATTGCTTAGAGGTAAATTTTGGGTCAGTTGCAGAAATAATGAATCCGAATGTTAGCATTTAGAAGGAATTGATGAATTATATGTTTTGGTACCTTTCATGGCACTGGGTAGGGGAATGTTAGTTTGCTTAAAGTTTCGAGGTATCATTACTGACTTACTGCCCATTGGAACCAGATAGGCTAAATCCCCCGTTGTCTAATTATGGTGTTGTTGTTTTTATAAAAATTCTTAAAAACTATAAACATTTGATGATACTACAGAATTTGGTGGCCATGGAAATGATCTTTTTGTTTGCTGgccattttctttttccagtCTATAAATGCTTACCATTTAGGCATGGTAACTTAATTGGATTTCTGTGTTTGTTTCATCTGTATTAATTTTGTTTGGCTGTGTAGGAAGCAAATGTGTGTTGATGGATAGTTCTTTACAGATGGAGTCCCAAGAAGGCAAGAAGCCTCTTCAGATATCTTTATCATTCATTCCATAGTCTCTGTAACTATTGTTCAACATAGTTTAATATTGGAAGTCAATGGATTGTTGGCTGATTAGGCAAAGATCAATGGATTTGTTGGTTAAAGATAGTTGGGTTATCAAGCAGccaattaaattttatttttgctgAGATTGTATTCATTGTAATCAGTCACTAAGGGATTTTTAATTCATACATTTTCCAGGCAATAGTTTTGGCAGGcgattgaagaaacaattTTGCATCAGAATCTCAGCCAAAAGAGGTTGGATATTTATACTGTCTTTGTAATTTGTTCATGTTATCTATACTATGTTTTTATAAATATCtctgttcatgtttgacattgtttattgttggatcCTGGTACAATGTATACATTCCCCCCCTCTTTATTATTCAATTGGTTAAGATCTTTGGAGAGTGGAAGTGGTTTTTGGCTTTTGTTGTAAAGAAACCAATTCAGATTTGtcaatttttctttagtttcttTATAATCTCATGTGTAGGAATTAATCAGTACAAAAAACACTACTTAACATAAAACTAGCTTATGAATAGACTTTTTTACAGTAGTGGATATAGTACGGCTATCCATTTGAGTGAAACCAATGTCAGTTGAGATACCACATGCAGAGTCTGCAATGACATTCATGAGTTTTCCATGGTCAATTATGACTAAAATGATCCGTATTAGAATAGGATAAAACCTACGTTAGTACAAAATGCCCATCTTCTCATGTGGCCTCAATTTCTATACCAGTTGATAACTTTAAAGGGTTATAAATGGTTTTGAATATCGTTGCAATGAAATCAATTAAGAAtagttcttctcttcttcagcTATTACTTATGGCGTTGCATGCTTTACCCTAATAACTTAATAGTTTCATACTGCATGCTTATAATTGTTCTTTTTATGTTGTTGTTGGTATCTGAGCATAGCTTAATGCTGGAAATCTAGATTCTGATGGACATGACAATTGCTTAATAATCAATTGGTTCATTCTTTAGACTGATTTTGCAAATTGTTGTTTATTATCTATGGTATAATTTGGTtcagtttatttatttatttttatttttattggtAGGTTTCGTTAAATATTTTAGGTGTGGTCAGTAGTGGCTATTGATGAATATAATAGAAGTTTATATAAGTGGAATCTTATTTAATTACCTATTTGTCTTTTGTTTATTTAAATTGGGTTTGATATTATGTTTGGGGTTTTTTTTATTCTACTTTATTGGTGATTGTCCTTAAAagctttgaattttttttgtgtttcattGATTAGTTTGTCGTTGAATTCGCAGGATCAGATTGTGTTTGTGCCATGCGATCGTACTGAGGTTTCCATGCTACAGTGGTTGGTGGTATAGTAGCTGCTCTGTTAAAAAATGTTCTCGACATATGAGATCAAAGATAGGAGGTGATGGTTTATCCTGCCCTATTCATGGAGATTAGGATTTAGTTCCGGTGTATGTTATCAGCCCCAATATAAATTCCTTCTTTGTTGACCTATTGTTCTGATAGTTTTTGTATCATCATTGTTTTAATAGTCACTTACAAATAGTGGTAATTCTATATCTGATCAATATTTGCGTGCCTCATTAGTAATACATGCTCATATACTTATATGGTCTATGAAAGATGTATtaacataataaatataaactcAATAAGTATAGACTCTTTATGATAATAAAGGATGATAAGAACCAGATTACTGTGACTTTAATTGGAAGGTAGGCTGAGGAGTTGTTCGGATATTCGTGCATCAATCTAATTAAGAAGAGGGCTTACACAAGTGATCATGGCTTGCCTGAAGAATTAATTGTTACAGTGGGAGGAACACATATGTTTGAACTTAAACTTGGTTATAATAATGAGTTTGTGGTTAAATAGATCCATATCAATTTCGCTGAAGCTGATGAAACTGTTGGATCTGTTCAGCAGCCTGGGGGTAGTTCTTGTGAGGCCATTGGTGAAGTTACTCCATATGGTGGTTATGATACTTTGAATGTGCCAACTCCTGAGAAAATTCAAGATAGGAAGAGGGGTTCTACATAGGTGATAAAGATGACTGCTAATGGTGTTCAGGATAAAAAAAAAGCCAAGAGGTGAGTTATCTGTGTATTGTTtgtctaaatatatatgatgcatTTCGCTTCATTTGTTCTTGCTTTGAGGCTATTTCGCTTTAATTCAGGTAGTTTGTTGGGAATATGTCTGGGCTGGCGTCTGCTGGatcttttgaaaaaaaaaaagacgagTGAATGTATGTTGCTATTTGTCTTTCTTTGTTTAGTATAAAATATCGGTGTAGTAGTTTTCATGTCATCTTTTTAATGACTTTGAAAACAACAGTATTGGCATTTGAGTTGTGGACAATCAATGTCTGTGCAAAAGAATAAGTTGAAAGCCTGAAAAAGAAGTTTGTGAAATAGTATTAATGCACAAAATAAATGGAAGGAACTGAGCTTTGAGGTAATCTATTGTGAAAGGAAATTAAGGTGTGTGTGAGAGTAACAAGCAAGCTTATGTAtgattatttaattatgacaTTAACAATGTATGCGTAAGTATTAGTACTTTTGGGGATGAAGTTCTACTACTATTGTATTGAATTGTTGTGAGAATGATATATGTCATGTGCTTACATGTCGATCAATTGGACTGTTTGATGAAAAGTCTGTTGTTTTTGTAAACACATGTTATCAATATACACAGTACAACTACAGCTCTCAAAATTCATGGTAGAATTGTGCAAGTACCTCTATGACTAATATTCTTTTGTGGGTTATGAAAAACTGGTATATAAGTTTGGTAGATGTATGGATCCATTCCAATACTATTGATTTTCCAGTTTTAAAAACTATTCAGATCTATAACATGAGTGAGCTAGATCAGGTTTTGTactattttatattattacaATATTTGCATATGGCTACATTCTTGATAACATAAAGATGTATAGACTTTTATtgatcaattttattttttgagtaTAACAATTGttggtgtgtgtgtgtgtgtgtgagcgCGCGGAGGgagaaatatatctcaaagcaaaaataaaatgattCTCAACTTATGGTGGTTGGTGGTATAAGAAGTGTCCAGTGACTGGTTGTGATTTAGGATTAAAGAAAGATGAGGATGGAGATAGTTTCAACTGTGTTATACACAAAACTCAGATTCCTCAAGAACGGTAAACATGATTACGTGTTTTTTTATTGACATAATCGATATTGTCATCGTCAAACTGACCATACATATCAGTAGATTATTTGTTATTCTATATTGACAGTAATGTATAGCAAGATAAGAAGAATGGTGCAACTCTGCTTCACATAATCAATCCTACTTAACTAAAGCATGgataattaatataaataaacCGGCAACTTACTTACATTCACACTCTTTGTTTCTCCTCTGTAGTACGCCAGTAATTGCTGCATCGAAGTAAGTACACTATGTGAACATCAgtcaataaaaatatatgCCAAGGTATTACAGTCGAATAGCAGTGTTTTTACAGTATATAAGGCACTTCTCTACACCTATGTACTATAATAAACAGTTGTAGTTTATAAGATAGGATATTACCAAATGACAAGATCCTGACCCTAAAATATTTTAGAGATTATTCCCTATGAGTTTCCAACATAAAATCTGAGAATATACGAATGTAATGAACCTCTTGGATAATTATTATTCATGGTTTACGATTGACGTGCAACTGTGTATGCATATTAACCTCACCAGGCATGGAAATTAGCCTTACTAGCGCTCAAATGGTGGTTTATGAGAAAAGTGATAATTTTATCCCCCTA
This is a stretch of genomic DNA from Argentina anserina chromosome 4, drPotAnse1.1, whole genome shotgun sequence. It encodes these proteins:
- the LOC126789936 gene encoding cytochrome P450 CYP749A22-like, producing MSKMISLGGLVVTISSFLCVFLLLALIKIFHKLWLTPIRTQKLMASQGIKGPSYRFIHGNTKEISKMKREAMSRRLTSFSHDIFSRVQPHIHSWNKTYGKNFVQWYGCQAQLVVSEPELIKEILNKKDTYPKRKLTPLTKTIFGEGVATTNDPKKWEKLRKQANHAFHGDSLKSMIPTMIDCTETMLQRWKSHEGKEIEVYQEFRLLTSEVISRAAFGSSYLEGKNIFDKFNKLCSLLLKSSLNNRFSGISKFFKSSDDIESEKLDKGIHDSIVEIIKKRENEAMTGEDDNFGSDFLGLLLKAHHGANDNQRISVEELVDECKIFYFAGHETTNSLLAWTILLLALYPEWQEQARKEVLHSFGQQIPDPDELASLKIMGMIINETLRLYAPVISYERKVEREVRLGKLIVPAGLDLYISSLALHHEPQFWGEDVHLFKPERFSEGVAKATNNNITAFLPFGMGPRICPGLNFATIETKIVLSRILQNYSFTLSPGYIHLPYENLIVRPQHGVQVMLHLL